Genomic DNA from Lactuca sativa cultivar Salinas chromosome 8, Lsat_Salinas_v11, whole genome shotgun sequence:
GGAAATGATTCTACCCTAAAATGGGaaattttagttttgaaatgttttttgaACTTGGATTCTTGACCTATATCCTTTTCCTCCAAGAGTTGACTCTAGGGTTAACTTACCGAACTTTCCAAACCTAACTTATTGTTTTTACATGTATCTATATTTAAGTAAGATATGAAGATTAAAGTCTTAGAACTTACACTTTAAAGATACTTTTCATTGTATGTATTGCTTAAACCTCACATATTTTAAAATCTTATGATTTATATAACTTTGGAGCATTTTTCCGCAACTAAAAATGTTTTGAATGTTTTGAACTTAAAATTTAGATTTTATAAGTTATTTTCAAATACTAGTGCGAACGGTGTTTCCGAATGTAGCTTCACAATAATTTCCAGACCAATGTTAAGTATGAAGAAACACACATTTGTGCTAAAATATTGGATTAGTAAACCAAGTTAATATTAGCTCATCATGTTCCGGAGTAACGCTTAGCGTTTTGGATAAATTCATCATGTTCCATACTAACACTTAGCATTTTGGACACACTATCATACCAAACTAATACTTAATAACACACATTATAATGCATATATACCTAACTAATGAGGCACGCtacataaataaaacaaaaatgttttatttactaTCGTAcgtaaataaaacaaaaataataaatgttttgaattagttCATCATATTTCGGACAAGGGCTTCATTCTTTCAGGAAgattttcattttattattttttatattataataaataacgagaaaatataaataaaatattaaaacaaagcAGAACAGTAAATCTGAATCTCTCTCCCCCAATCAAATTTCATGTTTGTATTTGGAAAACATCTTAAAAGTTATATCATGATGTACTAGGTACCATATTTCAGATTTCTTTTAGATAGAGTGACCCTTACACaaataaataagacataaaaTATGAAATAATCGGTTTTAGAATTATTGGCATGTAAAATGCACAAATATAAGTTATTTTCTTTAATTCTcaataaaaataatcatttttgTAAATATCCAACGTAGAGCTATCGGTAAATCACATAGGGTTTAAGAAAATAAACGGTAGTTTTAGTTTTGACTCGGTGCCGACGCGACCAAAACATCCCCATCGTCATCGAAGTCTCTCTTCCCTCTCCCTCCCATGTCAGCGCCCCTCTCTTTGTAACATCCCGCAGAATAGAGACTATGCCAGTTAACCCTTACTCCAGTTCCATGGTGGATTGAGACGCAGTGGAGGTTTGTGCTTAAATAGTCTATGGAGGTTTAGAGTATATAAGATCCTAGAGTAATTCATTCTGTTTTCTTCCCACAAAAGGACGCTGCCATTGCAGTAAAATCCAGAAAAAAGAACATAATAGCAAGTTTGCTATTAGGAAGCCGAAGGAAGGCGTATGTTTGTTCTGCAAACGCTTAAAGAACGGTCATTTCCATGTTCTTCTCAGATACTTAACCTTAAATCTTATGTTGCCTCCTCTTATCAGGTTAGCTTCTTGCCGTAATCTGGTAAGAAATTCCATGACTCTCCGCTTTAAATTCGTTTCATCCCTTGCCCAATTAAGTAGTTACGACGTGTCAGACTCATCTTCTGACGAAAACAATACCAGTTTGGTCTGTCGACCGCTGGATAAACTCGATAAGTTTGAAGTTATTGAAACCTTGCACAAGTTAAACAGAGAACCCAATATTGGGTTGTCATTTATTACTCAACTTAAAGAATTTGGTTTTAAGCACGATGTAGTAAGTTATATGGCAATTGTTCGATTTTTGTGTCATTGGGGTATGGATATTAGGTTATATTCTTTGTTTATGGATGTTATTGATAATAACAACGGGGAACTTCTTAGTTTTGAAATTTCGGATCTGTGTGATGCATTGATAGAAGAGATTGAGATGGAGGGGCTGGAAAAACTGATAAAAGCCATTGATGTGTTGGTTAAGGTGTATGCAAGTGTTGGAAGATTTGAGGACGCCATAGATACCTTGTACAAGATAAAAAGGGGTCGACTTGTGCTTTCAACAAGAACATGTAATTATCTAATGAACCAGTTGATTGAGTGGGACAAACTGGATATGGTAGAATCAGTTTACAGACAATTGAAGATGAAAGGGTTAGTTCCAAATGTGTATACTTATGGGATTCTGATTAAAGGACTTTGCAGAAAGGGTTGTTTGGAAGAAGCCAATGATGTGTTCAGACAAATGGGAGAGGCTGGAGTGGAGCCTAATGCTTTCACTTTTGGTACCTACATTGATGGACTTTGCTCAAAAGGAAAAACTGATCACGCCTTTCAAAAACTAAAAAGTTTTAGGGACTCAAATCTGCCAGTTAATCTTTTTGCTTATACTTCTGTCATTCGAGGTTTTATAAAAGAGTCAAAGCTAGAAGATGTAGAAAATGTCTTGCTTGACATGTTACATACAGAAGTTTTCCCTGATGCAGATTGTTATTGTGTGTTAATTCAAGGTTATTGTCAGAAAGGTGACATTCTTAGGGCATTGGATCTTTATGAAGAAATGGAATCAAGAGGTATTAAAACCAATTGTGTGATTGTAAGCTCGATAATGCAATGCTTGTGTGGTTTGGGCAAACTGGTTGAATCAGTAGCGTGGTTCTTTGATATTATGAAATCAGGAGTTTTCCTTGATGAAATCTCGTATAATATCGCGATTGATGCTTTATGTAAACTTAAGAAAATGGATGAAGCCATGAAGTTATTTGATGACATGAAAGGTAAGAACATGAAACCAGATGTTGTGCATTACACCACTCTAATCAAAGGTTACTACCTCAATGAAGAACCTTGGAATGCATATGAAATCTTTGGGGAGATGAAATCGAATGGATTGAAACCAGATTTTATCACTTTCGATGTTCTTGCTAGTGGGTTATCAAGATTCGGTAGTTTTGAAGACACAATTGATCTTTTACATGATATGCAAACACAAGGTTTAGAACCTTCCAGTATTACACATAATGTGATCATTGAGGGGTTATGTAAAGGAGAAAAGACAAAAGAAGCTGAAGTTTATTTCAATACTTTACACCCCAAAAACCTGGATAACTATGCTGCAATGATGAACGGATACTGTGAAGCAAACAATACTACAGATGCCTTTGAGATTTTATTCTCTGAGAGACGACTTTTTGCAAAAAGGGCTTCTTGTTTGAAACTTCTAAGTTGTCTTTGTGCAGAAGGTGAAACTAAAAAAGCTATGAAACTATATAAAGAATTTGAAGCATCAGACAATGGTCCATGTAAGACAATGTATAGtgaaattatatatttgttatgTCGTGTTGAAGATATGCGAACAGCTAGGGTCATTTTCGACAAAATGATTCAGAAAGGATTTACACCAGATGTTGTTACATACACCATGATGTTATATGGTTACTGCAGGGTGAAATGGTTAAATGAAGCCCATAATCTTTTTCTTGACATGAAAAACAGGGGAATCAAACCTgatatatacacatatacagtTTTGCTTCATGGAGCTAGAACAAAAGAGGATGTGAAGGATCTTACAGATGAGTTGAAGGAGAATGGTTTATCTTTTGATGTTAATTGCTACACTGTTGTGATCAACAAGCATTGTCAGTTGAACAACTTACATGAAGCTGTTTTGCTGTTTAAAGAAATGAAAGATAAAGGTGTTGAACCAAATACTGTGACATACACTGTGTTTGCACGTGGTTTATGTCATCAGGGGTATAGGAATCATGCTGTAGCACTTGTTGATGAGATGATATCAAAGGGTATCCAGCTGAATAAAAGTACAATTAGAGCACTTGAAGTGGTGATCAAGAAAGTGTAATTTGATCATTAGAGTACGTCTTTACAGGTTTGAAACTTTTGTATTAAGTTTTCATGCAAAGTATGGTGATTTACTCTGTTTTATATTTGTGTCGTCTTAAATATGTTCTGAACAGGTTGAGACATTTGATAGACACGTGTGTGAGGAGGTCTACATAGTCTTAAAAGGGAGTGGAAAGCTGGAAGAGTTTAATATCTGTTCAAGTTGTACATTTTACATCCTTAAACCTCACCAGgtatatgattttggtgtttccCCCTTTTGATTAAGTCTGAATCAGAATGCCATATTTACATGATTTGATTCTAATTCTTTTTGCAGATCTGTGAAAATTTGGGTGTTCAAAATATTGTATATCATAGAAAGTTGCtgattttcaatctatatctgtATATCATAATTTGATTTAATCCGCATCTGCATTTTAAAGAAGAGGTTCAGATCCAAACATCAAAGGGAAGCTCTGGTTTTCTTAATAAAGCCATAGAGGGGTGATCTCAATGGGCACTTTATATCTCCAGCTCAAAATATTGCCTAAGATCTGAATATGTATATGATATATAATATAGATGATTTGTGCATTGAATACTCCCAATGCATGTCATGTAGGCATCTGAGGTTTTTTAGTAAAGTTGCTTCTAAAGAAAGGTTGATGCCATGTAACTATAACATCTCCTAGGCATTTCTGGAGCTACATATATCTCCAAGAGTGTTATTATATATTCTTTTCAATTTCTTGATCATTTAAACTGTAATTTACAATGTATAACATTTAACCTCTTTGAAACTTGTTATTACTTGTGAGAGTATTCAAGTCTTACATAAAATAACTTTGATTTATTCATAATAGACTACATCTTTATTTATACATAGAGAAGACTCTTTGAGAGTCTAGTACAACACATATGAATACAAATAATAGAATGACTAGACATTATTGCTCACATACGTTATATTGTCTCATATAATTATAATCGACAAAAACACTCACATCACTCACATTATTACAAACGATAATAACACTCACATTATTACAAACGACAATATGTATTGTATAATAATATGTATTGTGTAATTATCTTCAAACGTCATTGCTTATGACTTCCTGTTTGTTATTATTCATCCGTCACTTCCTTGAAAGGTGTTTTCAATATGGATACACTTTTGAtgctctaataaataaaaataatattaataaagatGTTATACGAAAAATAAATTTTACATTATcagaaaaacataattttaagtaTTACACGTTAAAAAACttattttctagaaaaaaaatattatatattatggaAAAATTATAGGAGAAAAACCTATAACTATAGAATCAACTCAAGAAAATATTATTATACCCATAATAAATAAACAACATATAagaaatatattatataatattaaaGAAGTGGATAGAATAAAAATTACTTAAGACACGTTTCCGTGTGGAAGAAATTGTAATTATTTGTAATGTAATAAAGTGTCGGTAGATTTGTAATTATTAAAAAGTGTCGGTAGGTTACGATTTATATTCGTAACAATGTGATGTAACATAAAATTAGTAGAATGTGTAAGACCCTCCATCGTCTAGGAGTCTAAAATGTAAATTAGGTTTGTCATATTACAATCATACGATTGCAATAATGTTATTGATAATTGTAACCGACTATTTAAGGGCCTATAAATAGGGCTTTGCCCATACGAAATAAAGCAGAAGTTATTTGTGTGTTTAAAACTTGAGTTAACTCTCAACTCTCTCTGTTGaaatatatttctatttctgAATAGCAGAACATTCTATCCAAAACCATCCACATAATAAAAGCAGTCTATCATCAAGATTATCCCGACGTATCATTCGGGTATAACCATCCAATCCATCCTAAAATTTATTAGGTTTATACTGTTTGGAAAATTTTGGTATTAGAGCAAATCATTATgacaaattattatttaattttgcaAATCATTATTAAGTCTTATCACTTATAATTTTTAATATCAATAATTTtgctaattaataattaatcacttTATACTGTTCGTTATGGAGATTTTTTTTTGATTATATGGATGATTTGGATAGAATACTCTGCTATCCAGAAATAAAAATCTATTTCAACAGATAGAAAATGTTGAGGGCTAACTCATGTTTTAAACATACAAATAATTGCTACTTTATTTCGTATGGGCAAAGCCCTATTTATAGGCCCTTAAAGAGCCAGGTACAATTATCAATTGGAATTGTATGATTGCAATACGACAAACCTAATTTACATTTTAGACCGCTAGACTATGGAGGGTCTTACACACTTTACTAACTTTATGTTACATCACGTTGTTACGAATATAATTCGTAACCTACCGACACCTTTAATAATTACAAACCTATCGACACTTTATTACATTACAGATAATTACAATTCCTTCCACACAGAAAGGACAAATATCTTTAATAATGTCTTCCATAATTCGTTTagggattttctaatatgtgccctAAGGGCACATATAAGAAGtattaattatgaaaaatattaccataattaaattcaaaatatatttattatggaGATTATTAATGCATGTCACATTTAATTAAGGTAATATTCAttataattaatgtattttacatttaattatagtaatattTGTCATTAATTAATGCTTCTTATATGTGCCCTTAGAacacatattagaaaatctcATTTGTTTATAGTGGCTACCAAGGGGGACTCTGTATTTGTACCAAAAGTCTTGCAATAATATAAAGTATCTATCAAATTAAGATTAAGATATCATAACATAATTAGACTTTAAAAGAACCGTTTCGGAATCATTAGTATCGGTAAGTTATGTAAAATGCATAAAATTGAGTTGCTTTCTTAATTCTCAGTAAACAAATATTTTTTTGTAAATATCCCACATAGAACTCTTGTTAAATCGTAGGGTTTAAGAAAATAAATGGTAGTTTTAGTATTGACCAGATGTCGATGCGACCAAAAGATCCCCATCGTCATCGAAGTCTGTCTTCCCTCTCCCTCCCATGTCAGCGCCCCTCTCCTTGTAACATACCACAAAATTGATATTCAAAACTGAATGCAGCCAGATTACGTGCTGGATTGAGACGCAGGTTTAGACTATATAAGATACTAGAGaaattcattttattttcttCCCTCAAAAGGACGATGCAATTGAAGTAGAATCCGAAAAAAGGAACATAATTGCAAGTTTGTTGTTAGGAAGCCGAAGGAAGGCGTATGGTTGGTCTACAAATGCTTAGAGAACGGTCATGTCCATGGTCTTCTCAGAGGCTAAACCTTAATTCCTATGTTGCCTCCTCTTATTAGGTTAGCTTCTTGCCATAATTTGGTAAGAAATTCCATGACTCTCCGCATTAATTTCGTTTCATCGCTTGCCCAATTAACTTGTTCCGATGTGTCAGAATCATCTTCTGATGAAAATGATACCAATTTTCTCTGTCGGACGCTTGATAAACTCGATAACTTTGAAGTTATTGAAACCTTGCACAAGTTAAACAAAGAACCCAACATTGCATTGTCATTTATTACTCAACTAAAAGAATTTGGTTTTAAACATGATGTAGCAACTTACATGGCAATTGTTCGATATTTATGTCATTGGGGTAAGTATACGAGGTTATATTCTT
This window encodes:
- the LOC111884808 gene encoding pentatricopeptide repeat-containing protein At2g26790, mitochondrial, encoding MLPPLIRLASCRNLVRNSMTLRFKFVSSLAQLSSYDVSDSSSDENNTSLVCRPLDKLDKFEVIETLHKLNREPNIGLSFITQLKEFGFKHDVVSYMAIVRFLCHWGMDIRLYSLFMDVIDNNNGELLSFEISDLCDALIEEIEMEGLEKLIKAIDVLVKVYASVGRFEDAIDTLYKIKRGRLVLSTRTCNYLMNQLIEWDKLDMVESVYRQLKMKGLVPNVYTYGILIKGLCRKGCLEEANDVFRQMGEAGVEPNAFTFGTYIDGLCSKGKTDHAFQKLKSFRDSNLPVNLFAYTSVIRGFIKESKLEDVENVLLDMLHTEVFPDADCYCVLIQGYCQKGDILRALDLYEEMESRGIKTNCVIVSSIMQCLCGLGKLVESVAWFFDIMKSGVFLDEISYNIAIDALCKLKKMDEAMKLFDDMKGKNMKPDVVHYTTLIKGYYLNEEPWNAYEIFGEMKSNGLKPDFITFDVLASGLSRFGSFEDTIDLLHDMQTQGLEPSSITHNVIIEGLCKGEKTKEAEVYFNTLHPKNLDNYAAMMNGYCEANNTTDAFEILFSERRLFAKRASCLKLLSCLCAEGETKKAMKLYKEFEASDNGPCKTMYSEIIYLLCRVEDMRTARVIFDKMIQKGFTPDVVTYTMMLYGYCRVKWLNEAHNLFLDMKNRGIKPDIYTYTVLLHGARTKEDVKDLTDELKENGLSFDVNCYTVVINKHCQLNNLHEAVLLFKEMKDKGVEPNTVTYTVFARGLCHQGYRNHAVALVDEMISKGIQLNKSTIRALEVVIKKV